A genome region from Thermococcus onnurineus NA1 includes the following:
- a CDS encoding ABC transporter permease: MRLSKLVLLVPLAFLAAFFYIPLISIIKTGLWDNGPTLKYIAAVLSNNYHQRVILFTIGQAIASTFLTLALGLPGAYIFAKYDFPGKSLLKAVLTVPFVMPSVMVALGYILLFGKSGFITQIIGRDLGIIYSWKAILLAHAFYNFPIVIRMVSSLWQRVNPHYEEMAMALGARDWRLFWKVTLPLISPAIFASAMLTFVFCFLSFSIPLILGGYQYATIEVDIFTSIMVLLDFKTGSALAIIQITLSMLFMYLYLRSLDAYARREEQRVLQRPKRFTRKDVFSLKGLLIGAYSLAVLLFIIAPLLAVLYDSLHFNDQWSLEWYRRIFSTEYNPMFGATTLDAIRNSLTFGFATVFLSVIIALPVAYALHRWNFKGKRLFDVLVMLPLASSAITLGLGYIRIFHGTPLYYTAWLIIAAHTIIAYPFVLRAVSTSLKKIRPNLWEAALSLGAKEWKAFLRVELPLALGGVIVGAIFAFAISIAELGATYMLARPEYTTMTVAIYRFLGARQFGSASALSVLLMAISTASFLIIERIGEEVW; the protein is encoded by the coding sequence ATGAGGCTTTCGAAGCTCGTACTGCTCGTTCCGCTGGCTTTCCTTGCGGCCTTCTTCTACATCCCCCTAATCAGCATAATAAAGACGGGATTGTGGGATAATGGCCCGACGCTCAAGTACATAGCCGCGGTTCTCTCAAACAACTATCACCAGCGTGTGATCCTTTTCACGATAGGCCAGGCAATAGCATCCACGTTCCTGACCTTAGCTTTGGGCCTTCCCGGAGCGTACATCTTTGCCAAGTACGATTTTCCCGGAAAAAGCCTGCTCAAAGCGGTCCTCACCGTCCCATTCGTCATGCCAAGCGTGATGGTAGCTTTGGGCTACATCCTGCTCTTCGGTAAGAGCGGCTTCATAACCCAGATTATCGGTCGCGATTTGGGGATAATATACTCCTGGAAGGCCATACTTCTCGCCCACGCCTTCTACAACTTCCCCATCGTCATCAGAATGGTTTCCTCCCTCTGGCAGCGTGTTAATCCCCACTACGAGGAGATGGCGATGGCTTTGGGTGCCCGAGACTGGAGGCTCTTCTGGAAGGTGACGCTCCCCCTGATTTCCCCCGCGATTTTCGCCTCGGCGATGCTCACCTTCGTCTTCTGCTTCCTCAGCTTCTCCATTCCGCTCATCCTCGGCGGCTACCAGTACGCGACCATAGAGGTGGACATCTTCACCTCGATAATGGTGCTCCTGGACTTCAAGACGGGTTCTGCTCTGGCGATAATCCAGATAACGCTCAGCATGCTCTTCATGTACCTCTACCTGAGGAGTCTTGACGCCTACGCTAGGCGTGAGGAGCAGAGAGTTCTCCAGAGGCCAAAGCGCTTTACGCGGAAAGACGTTTTCAGTCTTAAGGGACTCCTCATAGGGGCCTACTCGTTAGCCGTTCTGCTCTTCATCATAGCCCCGCTTTTAGCAGTCCTCTATGATTCCCTGCACTTCAACGACCAGTGGAGCCTTGAGTGGTACAGGAGGATATTCTCGACCGAATACAATCCCATGTTCGGTGCCACAACGCTCGACGCGATAAGGAACTCCCTAACCTTTGGATTTGCGACGGTCTTCCTCTCAGTGATAATCGCCCTTCCAGTCGCCTACGCGCTTCACCGCTGGAACTTCAAAGGAAAGCGGCTCTTCGACGTCCTCGTTATGCTCCCGCTGGCGAGTTCTGCCATAACCCTCGGTTTGGGATACATCAGGATCTTCCACGGCACGCCGCTCTACTACACCGCCTGGCTCATCATCGCTGCTCACACGATAATTGCCTATCCCTTCGTCCTGAGGGCAGTTTCGACTTCGCTGAAGAAGATAAGACCCAACCTATGGGAGGCAGCCCTGAGTCTCGGCGCGAAGGAATGGAAAGCCTTTCTCAGGGTTGAGCTACCGCTTGCTCTTGGCGGCGTTATAGTGGGCGCCATCTTCGCCTTCGCGATAAGCATAGCCGAGCTTGGAGCGACCTACATGCTGGCAAGGCCAGAATACACCACTATGACAGTTGCAATATACCGCTTCCTCGGGGCGAGACAGTTCGGTTCTGCTTCGGCCCTTTCAGTTCTCCTGATGGCGATTTCAACTGCGAGCTTCCTAATCATAGAGAGAATAGGTGAGGAAGTATGGTGA
- a CDS encoding NCS2 family permease: protein MGWFENYFEFDRYGTDMKTEVLAGVTTFMTMAYILFVNPAILSDAMGKEAFNSLVAVTALAAGFATILMGLYAKKPFALAPGMGLNAYFAYSVVLGMGYDWRVALAAVFVEGLIFIALSVTKVRSAIIHAIPLSQKYAVGAGIGLFLTLIGLNDVGLLTAFVQDGVLKFTGLNATALASKQILLFFFGLFLTAVLIALRIKGALLISIIATSVLGWSTGAAPWPDQIFSTPDISYTFMKMDLQGLLNVGAIGVVFAFFMVDFFDTLGTVTGLSAKAGFITRDGKIPDAEKVLLTDAVGTTVGAILGTSTVTTYIESAAGIEEGGRTGMTALVTGLLFLVIGLFIAPLAQAIPAFATAPALVIVGYYMLSAIKEVDFTDHTEAIPAFLVLITIPYTYSIADGIGMGFISYTLIKLFSGRGKEVHPLMYVLALVFIAYFAYLGGVI, encoded by the coding sequence ATGGGCTGGTTCGAGAACTACTTCGAGTTTGATAGGTACGGCACCGATATGAAAACTGAGGTTCTGGCAGGCGTTACGACTTTCATGACCATGGCTTACATTCTCTTCGTGAACCCGGCGATACTCAGCGATGCCATGGGTAAGGAAGCCTTCAATTCGCTCGTCGCAGTTACCGCTCTGGCGGCAGGATTTGCAACGATCCTCATGGGTCTCTACGCCAAGAAGCCCTTCGCCCTCGCTCCGGGAATGGGGCTGAACGCCTACTTCGCCTACAGCGTGGTTCTGGGCATGGGTTATGACTGGCGCGTTGCTTTGGCGGCAGTCTTCGTCGAGGGTCTCATATTCATCGCATTGAGTGTTACCAAGGTCAGGAGCGCCATAATTCACGCGATTCCGCTCAGCCAGAAGTACGCGGTTGGCGCTGGAATAGGCCTCTTCCTCACACTCATTGGCCTCAACGATGTCGGCCTTCTTACAGCTTTCGTCCAGGATGGGGTGCTCAAATTCACAGGCCTGAACGCCACCGCACTGGCCAGCAAGCAGATCCTGCTGTTTTTCTTCGGGCTCTTCCTCACCGCGGTTCTCATTGCACTCCGCATTAAGGGAGCTCTGCTCATTTCCATCATAGCCACCAGCGTCCTTGGCTGGAGTACCGGAGCCGCGCCGTGGCCGGATCAAATTTTCTCAACCCCGGATATAAGCTACACCTTCATGAAGATGGACCTCCAGGGACTGCTCAACGTTGGAGCAATCGGTGTGGTCTTCGCGTTCTTCATGGTTGATTTCTTCGACACCCTCGGAACGGTGACCGGCCTGAGCGCCAAGGCTGGCTTCATAACCAGAGACGGGAAGATACCCGATGCAGAAAAGGTCCTTCTCACTGATGCCGTCGGCACGACCGTCGGTGCTATCCTTGGAACCTCGACCGTCACCACCTACATCGAGAGTGCTGCGGGGATAGAAGAGGGCGGCAGAACTGGAATGACCGCCCTAGTTACGGGCCTCCTGTTCTTGGTCATAGGTCTATTCATAGCTCCATTGGCACAGGCAATACCGGCCTTTGCCACTGCTCCAGCGCTGGTCATAGTGGGTTACTACATGCTCAGCGCTATTAAGGAGGTAGACTTTACCGACCACACAGAGGCGATTCCAGCTTTCCTCGTGCTCATAACAATACCCTACACATACTCAATAGCGGATGGGATAGGCATGGGCTTCATCAGCTATACTCTGATCAAGCTTTTCAGCGGCCGCGGAAAAGAAGTTCACCCACTGATGTACGTCCTCGCCCTGGTGTTCATAGCCTACTTTGCATACCTCGGCGGAGTCATCTGA
- a CDS encoding DmpA family aminopeptidase has protein sequence MKAPELGIRIGRYAHGKKNSIADLGVKVGHATIIEGEDIRTGVTVLLPPVENPYEEKLFAGTFVMNGFSKPIGFVQVEELGYIETPIALTNTLSIYTVADALIDLWAEENPKAISVNPVVMECNDGYLNDIKRRAVRKEHVFEAVKKASLDFEEGSVGAGTGMSAFEFKGGIGSSSRIVEIGSEEYTVAALVLSNFGKREDLTIAGVPVGLELKDYPGRGLSLGGSISMVIATDAPLTSRQLGRLARRAVVGLARTGGYAYNGSGDIVLAFSTAQTVPRGKETHAIGFLPDDALSRLFVGAAEATEEAIINSLLQAKTTKGRNGHVRYSLPKEELIEIMERYRRLEMTKS, from the coding sequence ATGAAAGCCCCTGAGCTGGGAATAAGAATCGGCCGCTATGCTCACGGAAAGAAGAATTCCATTGCTGACCTAGGCGTCAAGGTCGGTCACGCGACGATAATTGAAGGTGAAGACATCAGAACGGGAGTTACTGTTCTTTTGCCGCCGGTCGAGAACCCTTATGAGGAGAAGCTCTTTGCAGGTACTTTCGTTATGAACGGCTTCTCAAAGCCGATAGGCTTCGTCCAGGTTGAGGAGCTCGGCTACATTGAGACGCCCATAGCTTTAACCAACACACTGAGTATTTACACTGTGGCCGATGCCCTCATAGACCTCTGGGCCGAGGAGAATCCCAAGGCCATCTCGGTTAATCCAGTCGTTATGGAGTGCAACGATGGCTACCTAAACGACATCAAGAGGCGTGCCGTGAGGAAGGAGCACGTCTTCGAGGCCGTCAAGAAGGCTTCGCTCGACTTCGAGGAAGGCTCCGTTGGAGCGGGCACTGGAATGAGCGCCTTCGAGTTCAAGGGCGGAATAGGATCATCATCGAGGATCGTCGAGATAGGGAGCGAGGAATACACTGTTGCTGCCCTGGTTCTCAGCAATTTCGGCAAGAGGGAAGACTTAACCATCGCTGGCGTTCCCGTTGGGCTTGAGCTGAAGGATTACCCCGGAAGGGGTCTTTCGCTCGGCGGGAGCATATCGATGGTTATCGCGACGGATGCTCCGCTAACGTCGAGGCAGCTTGGAAGACTCGCCAGGAGGGCAGTGGTCGGTCTCGCCAGAACCGGCGGCTACGCATACAACGGCAGTGGCGATATCGTTCTGGCATTCTCGACGGCACAGACGGTTCCGCGCGGAAAGGAGACTCATGCGATAGGCTTCCTTCCAGACGACGCTTTGAGCCGGCTCTTCGTTGGAGCTGCGGAAGCAACCGAGGAAGCGATAATCAATTCCCTCCTTCAGGCGAAAACAACGAAGGGAAGAAACGGCCACGTGAGGTACTCACTGCCAAAGGAAGAGCTCATTGAGATAATGGAAAGATACAGAAGGCTTGAAATGACTAAATCTTGA
- a CDS encoding ABC transporter ATP-binding protein, giving the protein MVRVELRNVVRAWEDFRLTIEYLEARDGEFLTLLGPSGCGKTTTLRIIAGFEKPDTGEILFDGKVVNELPPYERGIGIVFQDYALFPHMTVFKNVAFGLEMKRLPKAEIERKVRWALELVGLEGLENRYPEQLSGGQQQRVALARALVVEPDVLLLDEPLSNLDAKIRERLRGEIRRIQRELGITTIYVTHDQEEAMAISDRIAVMNFGKVEQVGKPLELYYRPKTEFVARFLGLSNILELKAKDGKACIGGLCFYVERDGKVRVFFRPESVYVKPGEMAEVVDYELLPGRIRLRLKIGDELILAERFLDELPFSVEELPARVDVDVRSFSILG; this is encoded by the coding sequence ATGGTGAGGGTTGAACTGAGAAACGTAGTTAGGGCATGGGAAGATTTCAGGCTGACTATCGAGTATCTGGAAGCCAGAGACGGCGAGTTTTTAACGCTCCTCGGTCCGAGCGGCTGCGGAAAGACGACGACACTCAGGATAATAGCGGGCTTTGAGAAGCCCGATACCGGAGAGATACTTTTCGACGGGAAGGTCGTGAACGAGCTGCCGCCTTACGAGAGGGGCATAGGGATAGTCTTTCAGGACTACGCGCTTTTTCCCCACATGACGGTCTTCAAGAACGTTGCTTTCGGTCTGGAAATGAAGAGGCTCCCGAAGGCCGAGATTGAGAGAAAGGTAAGATGGGCATTGGAGCTTGTTGGTTTGGAAGGCCTCGAAAACCGTTACCCGGAGCAGCTGAGCGGCGGCCAGCAGCAAAGGGTAGCCCTGGCCAGAGCCTTAGTAGTCGAACCGGACGTTCTCCTCCTCGACGAACCGCTCAGCAACCTCGACGCTAAAATACGAGAGAGGTTGCGGGGCGAGATAAGGAGAATCCAGCGTGAGCTTGGAATAACAACCATCTACGTCACCCACGACCAAGAAGAGGCAATGGCAATAAGCGACAGGATAGCAGTGATGAACTTCGGCAAAGTCGAGCAGGTTGGAAAGCCGCTGGAGCTTTACTACAGGCCCAAGACCGAGTTCGTGGCGCGCTTTCTGGGGCTGAGCAACATCCTTGAGCTGAAGGCAAAGGATGGGAAGGCCTGCATAGGCGGACTGTGCTTCTACGTTGAGAGGGATGGAAAGGTCAGGGTCTTTTTCAGGCCGGAGAGCGTTTACGTGAAGCCTGGGGAGATGGCGGAGGTAGTGGACTACGAGCTTCTGCCCGGAAGGATAAGGCTCAGGCTTAAAATCGGAGACGAGCTTATCCTGGCCGAGCGCTTCCTTGACGAGCTTCCATTCTCGGTGGAAGAACTGCCAGCAAGAGTCGATGTGGATGTTCGCTCGTTTTCTATTCTCGGATGA
- a CDS encoding coiled-coil domain-containing protein: MKLEQALEEYEKRRKKAEKEAEKVRKKYNKRLEKKVKDILKKIDALERKEVPRNVDERIKRIVTAEKKSYVGALRKALESIETMDDLGKRLPDLAKLHVGHGKYLLLIFEKDVYAINRLLKELNEDYLNYHEELSKKDLIELEIGELIEGEDETKKNLSLAEKEKEDLQKKVEEKKAELEEFYREHGLDELEKGIKELSSRVKRGEMEVRSRASKLQKPIKRMRLHEEIASEFVKDSSVVLKRPEEFVSLLQKIYPRLEGKHKKTAQWLIENLLEKTEAIEDDRKKLVELEKKRDKIISDAETKKKEIWELERLIEEKEAEIKKLKRQLEHLEKELNKSLRKLEEILGEKIER; encoded by the coding sequence TTGAAGCTGGAACAGGCACTTGAAGAGTATGAGAAGAGAAGGAAAAAGGCCGAGAAAGAGGCAGAAAAAGTTAGGAAGAAGTACAACAAGCGCCTTGAGAAGAAGGTCAAAGACATTCTGAAAAAGATAGACGCTTTGGAGAGAAAGGAAGTCCCCAGGAACGTGGACGAGAGGATCAAGAGAATAGTCACCGCCGAGAAAAAAAGCTACGTGGGTGCGCTCAGGAAGGCTTTGGAGAGCATCGAAACCATGGACGATCTCGGAAAGAGGCTTCCGGATCTAGCTAAACTCCACGTCGGACACGGAAAGTACCTGTTGCTGATATTCGAGAAGGACGTTTACGCAATCAATCGCCTTCTGAAGGAGCTCAACGAGGATTACTTGAACTACCACGAAGAGCTTTCAAAGAAAGACCTCATAGAGCTGGAAATTGGGGAGCTCATCGAGGGCGAAGATGAAACGAAGAAAAACCTCTCCCTCGCGGAAAAGGAAAAGGAAGACCTTCAGAAAAAGGTCGAGGAGAAGAAAGCTGAACTTGAGGAATTCTACAGAGAGCATGGTCTTGATGAGCTTGAGAAAGGCATCAAAGAGCTGTCATCGAGAGTCAAGAGGGGAGAAATGGAAGTCCGCTCAAGGGCTTCAAAGCTCCAGAAGCCGATAAAAAGAATGCGTCTTCACGAAGAGATAGCGTCCGAGTTCGTGAAGGACAGCTCCGTGGTACTGAAAAGGCCCGAAGAGTTCGTTTCGCTCCTTCAGAAAATTTACCCACGACTAGAGGGCAAGCACAAAAAGACCGCGCAATGGCTAATAGAGAACCTTCTAGAGAAAACCGAGGCCATAGAAGACGACAGGAAAAAGCTGGTAGAACTCGAAAAGAAAAGGGATAAGATCATCAGCGATGCCGAAACCAAAAAGAAGGAAATCTGGGAGCTAGAAAGGTTAATCGAAGAGAAAGAGGCCGAAATAAAGAAGCTCAAGCGCCAGCTGGAGCACCTGGAGAAGGAGCTGAACAAGAGCCTCAGGAAGCTGGAGGAAATCTTGGGAGAGAAAATAGAACGGTAG
- a CDS encoding TIGR00296 family protein, giving the protein MYRIKDEWGEFLVRLARRAIEEYVRNGRTIEPPEGTPPELWEKMGVFVTLNRHNVPPQMSLRGCIGFPLPIYPLVEATIKAAIYAAVDDPRFPPVKESELDDIVIEVSVLTPPELIEGPPEERPRKIKVGRDGLIIEKGIHSGLLLPQVPIEWGWDEEEFLAQTCWKAGLPPDCWLDEDTKVYRFTAEIFEEEYPKGPVKRKPLV; this is encoded by the coding sequence ATGTACAGGATCAAGGATGAGTGGGGAGAGTTCCTCGTCAGGCTAGCGAGGAGGGCTATAGAGGAGTACGTCCGTAACGGCAGAACGATAGAGCCCCCAGAGGGCACGCCGCCCGAGCTCTGGGAAAAGATGGGGGTTTTCGTAACCCTTAACCGTCATAACGTTCCACCTCAAATGTCTCTTAGGGGCTGCATAGGCTTTCCACTGCCGATCTATCCTCTAGTTGAGGCCACGATAAAGGCTGCTATCTACGCTGCCGTCGATGACCCGCGCTTTCCGCCTGTGAAGGAGAGCGAGCTGGACGATATTGTCATTGAGGTCAGTGTCCTGACGCCTCCCGAGCTTATAGAAGGGCCGCCGGAGGAGAGACCGAGGAAGATAAAGGTGGGCCGGGATGGCCTGATAATCGAGAAGGGGATACATTCAGGCCTGCTCCTTCCGCAGGTTCCTATAGAGTGGGGCTGGGACGAGGAGGAGTTCTTAGCCCAGACCTGCTGGAAGGCTGGATTACCTCCAGACTGCTGGCTTGACGAGGACACTAAAGTCTACCGCTTCACAGCGGAGATATTTGAAGAGGAGTATCCCAAGGGGCCCGTGAAGAGAAAGCCGCTGGTGTGA
- a CDS encoding DUF373 family protein yields the protein MVEIRALVLAIDRDDDFGQKAGVEGPVIGRDACIDAALKLSLADPEDSDANVVYAAVKLYDELKGSGEFDEVEVALITGHPKVGVKSDLELSRQLDEVLQRFPADGVITVTDGAEDEQIFPIITSKVSIISSHRVVVKQSEGIETTYYIIYRYLREILSDPEVAKVVLGIPGMILLLYGIARLIGVWYPESVKIVSATITGTILLFIGGYFFTKGFRFNFRETLAKQFIFVISIVAGLLIISGGAINAYLSLEEYSKELIGGWPGTPLLATLIYINALSSSLTLGISVMIMGKIVQAYLRKDHHIWYYISTLLIMPALWVTIDLTTRYAMAILTISDIEVFTKLLLAFVDVAIAVLVGIYLRGKVRGWERIEAGTGT from the coding sequence GTGGTTGAGATTAGGGCCCTGGTTCTGGCCATAGACCGCGATGACGATTTCGGCCAGAAGGCCGGCGTTGAAGGTCCCGTTATAGGGAGAGATGCCTGTATAGATGCCGCTTTAAAGCTCAGTCTGGCCGACCCCGAGGACAGCGATGCCAACGTTGTTTATGCGGCCGTCAAGCTCTACGATGAGCTGAAAGGGAGCGGGGAGTTCGATGAGGTGGAGGTTGCACTCATAACAGGCCACCCAAAGGTTGGCGTCAAGAGCGACCTCGAGCTGAGCAGGCAGCTCGACGAGGTTCTCCAGAGGTTCCCTGCCGATGGGGTTATCACAGTAACGGATGGCGCTGAGGACGAGCAGATATTCCCAATCATCACATCAAAGGTGTCCATAATAAGCTCTCACCGAGTTGTCGTGAAGCAGAGCGAGGGCATAGAGACAACATATTACATCATATACCGCTATTTAAGGGAGATACTGAGTGATCCTGAGGTGGCAAAGGTAGTCCTCGGTATACCGGGCATGATACTCCTGCTTTACGGCATAGCAAGGCTCATAGGTGTTTGGTATCCTGAGAGCGTCAAAATAGTCTCCGCCACGATAACGGGCACAATACTGCTCTTCATTGGAGGCTACTTCTTCACCAAGGGATTCCGCTTCAACTTCAGGGAGACCCTCGCGAAGCAGTTCATATTCGTCATCTCCATCGTGGCGGGTCTGCTCATCATAAGCGGGGGTGCCATAAACGCCTACCTGAGCCTTGAGGAGTACTCTAAGGAGCTCATAGGCGGCTGGCCTGGTACACCACTTCTAGCGACGCTCATTTACATAAACGCCCTGAGCTCGTCCCTAACACTTGGAATATCCGTTATGATAATGGGTAAAATTGTCCAGGCGTACCTGAGGAAGGACCACCACATCTGGTACTATATATCCACTCTCCTCATAATGCCCGCCCTCTGGGTAACAATAGACCTAACGACGAGGTATGCGATGGCCATACTGACGATTTCAGATATAGAGGTTTTCACCAAGTTACTGCTGGCCTTTGTGGACGTCGCCATAGCGGTTCTTGTTGGAATATACCTGAGAGGAAAAGTTAGGGGATGGGAGAGAATTGAAGCTGGAACAGGCACTTGA
- a CDS encoding MTH1187 family thiamine-binding protein, whose product MVIVEFVIVPLGEKSLSRYVAEVVKLLEKKGVKYQLTPMATIIEVSTVREAFEIIEEAHELMFKLGAERVSTTVRLDDRRDKAVHMEDKVKSVLEKVRGG is encoded by the coding sequence ATGGTCATAGTGGAGTTTGTCATAGTCCCCCTCGGCGAGAAGAGCCTGAGCCGGTACGTAGCAGAGGTAGTAAAGCTTTTAGAGAAAAAGGGTGTTAAGTATCAACTGACTCCAATGGCAACGATCATAGAGGTTTCAACCGTACGGGAAGCCTTCGAGATAATCGAGGAGGCCCACGAGCTCATGTTCAAGCTCGGCGCCGAGAGGGTTTCAACGACTGTAAGACTCGACGACAGACGCGATAAGGCTGTCCACATGGAGGACAAGGTCAAATCAGTCCTCGAAAAGGTGAGGGGTGGTTGA
- a CDS encoding deoxyribonuclease IV: MLKVDRLRFGTAGIPLSTPKRSTINGIIHVRSLGLDAMELEFVRGVNLKPELAKKIKYVAKKHDVLLTAHAPYYINLNASEKAKVEASKKRIIQSAERLHDAGGWSVVFHAGYYLRQPPERVYERIKNELKDIERELVDRGIKVWLRPELTGKPTQFGDLKEIVKLSEELETVLPTIDFAHAHARHIGKCNTTEEWREMLSFIEDRLGREALDNMHIHMSGINYGPKGEKNHLPLQESDMRWEDLLKVLKEFKVKGVVISESPNIEEDAILMKKKYEEIKI, from the coding sequence ATGTTAAAGGTCGACAGGCTGCGCTTTGGAACGGCTGGAATCCCGCTCTCAACGCCGAAGCGCTCAACAATAAACGGCATAATCCATGTGAGAAGCCTTGGACTTGATGCCATGGAGCTTGAATTCGTCCGCGGGGTCAACCTCAAGCCCGAGCTGGCAAAGAAGATTAAATACGTCGCTAAAAAACACGATGTTCTCTTAACAGCCCACGCACCCTACTATATCAACCTTAACGCGAGCGAGAAGGCCAAGGTTGAGGCCAGCAAGAAGCGCATCATCCAGAGTGCCGAGAGGCTCCACGACGCTGGTGGCTGGAGTGTCGTCTTCCATGCAGGTTACTACCTAAGGCAGCCGCCAGAGAGGGTCTACGAGCGCATAAAGAACGAGCTTAAGGATATCGAACGGGAGCTGGTAGATAGAGGCATTAAAGTATGGCTAAGACCAGAGCTCACAGGGAAACCAACGCAGTTTGGGGATTTGAAGGAGATAGTGAAGCTCAGCGAGGAACTAGAGACAGTCCTTCCAACCATAGACTTTGCCCACGCCCACGCAAGACACATCGGAAAGTGTAACACAACCGAAGAATGGCGCGAGATGCTGAGTTTCATAGAAGATCGTCTCGGCAGAGAAGCTCTGGACAACATGCACATTCACATGAGCGGCATAAACTACGGGCCAAAGGGCGAGAAGAACCACCTACCGCTCCAGGAGAGCGACATGAGGTGGGAGGATCTGCTCAAAGTCCTCAAGGAGTTCAAAGTCAAGGGCGTCGTCATAAGCGAGAGTCCGAATATCGAAGAGGATGCAATCCTTATGAAGAAAAAGTACGAGGAAATCAAGATTTAG